The sequence ACGCGTGGTGATAAAAGTTTCGGAGCGCAAAGCACCGTCGACGCAACCGGGCGGAACCCATACAACTACTCTGGAAGTCTGTCTCGGATTTGGCTACGGTAACCTCGTCATGCCTTCTCGTGATGAGACCAGTGCCGTGGAAGCGGAGCAGTATACTCGCACCATATCCGATACCGGGCAGAGCGTCTGGGTGAAAAGGCTCTGGGAGCAAGAGAGTCAGGTGCGCCGATTCTTATCCAACTTGCAGCCGCAGCGCACCATCGCCGACAGGTTCTTCTTTGTGGAAGAACCGGCACTGGACGTGCTTTATCACTTGCAGTCCGAGCAATATGCCGATTGGGATATCACCGGGCTTGATACTCTCAAGCATTATCTGGTCAACAAAGATCCTCTGAGATTAGAAGCCAAGCTTTCTCTCAAGAAAGACTCCTTTAAGTTCGACTTCGACTTGCAGACCTTTGCGGGCGCTGAGCCTGTGCCGTTTGGATTGGTCATTGAATCGCTTTTCCGCAATCGCAATTTCCTTAAAGTTGAAAATAAGAACGTCAAGCTGCCTACCACAACACTGCTTAGCTTGATGAAGTCGATCGGTCAGAGCAAGGATGCCTCGCGTCCTTTGTACCAGGCGTTGCCCATAGCCCATGCACTGGAGACGCACGATATAACAATCGACGCCGATAAGGGCTTCCAGGAATTCATTCATCGCATTCACAACTTCAAAGAGTTGGAACCGATGAAACTCGATCCTAACTTCAAGGGCGAGCTCCGCGACTATCAAAAGGAAGGTACGAACTGGCTTTCATTCCTTCGCGAATATGGACTGGCTGGTATCCTCGCTGACGACATGGGTTTGGGAAAAACTATTCAGACCCTGGCCCTTCTGCTCACCCATCATAAGAAAGGAAAACGTCCGCCGTCACTGGTTGTTGCCCCCACTTCGGTTGTCTACAACTGGCTCAGTGAGGCTGAGAAGTTTGCCCCCACCCTTAATACAGCTTTGTTCTTAGGACGTGACAGAGGCGAGCTTTTAAAAACTCTTTCCAAAGAGAATGCTAAAAAGCCGGATGTTATCTTCACTACATACGGTATCATTCGCCGCGACTACGAAACGCTCAAGAATATCCAGTTCGAATTTTTGATTCTCGATGAAGCGCAAAACATCAAGAATCCGGAGTCGGTTGGTGCGATTGCAGCCAAGGCTTTGAAGTCGTTCCATCGTCTGGCTCTCTCTGGTACACCAGTAGAAAACAGACTGAAAGAATTGTGGTCTTTGTTCGACTTCTTGATGCCGGAATTTCTCAGCACTTACAAAGATTTCAACGAAGTATACGAGCGTCCAATCGAAGCCGGTGTCGAGGGAGCGGGGCAGAAGCTGCGTAAGATCGTGCATCCGTTTATTTTGCGCCGCTTGAAGAGCCAGGTCGAAACTGAATTGCCGGAACGCACCGATATCATCAACCTGTGCGAGCTGGAAGACGATCAGCGCTCACTTTACCTCGACGTTCTCGACGAGTGCCGTCAGAAAGTGTTCAGCGAAATTGCCAGCCGTGGTATCAAGCGCTCCTCTATATCTGTGCTTGCCGCTTTGCTCCGGTTGCGGCAGGTCTGCTGCGATCCGCGCTTGTTGAAAGATCACGAAGGTGCAGTGCCGGGTTCTGCGAAGTTGAACTCTCTCGTGCATATGATCTCCGAAGTTGTAGACGAAGGGCACAAGATACTTATCTTCAGTCAGTTTGTCGGCATGCTTACGCTGATTCGCGCCGAGCTGGAGAAAGTCGGTTACGATTACGAGTATCTTGATGGTCAAACGCCTGCCCAGGAACGTCTTGAGCGCGTCAATCGCTTCAACGCCGATGCGAAGATTCCAATCTTCTTGATCAGCTTGAAGGCTGGCGGTACCGGTTTGAACTTGACTGGCGCGGATTATGTCATTCACTACGATCCGTGGTGGAACCCAGCCGTGGAAAACCAGGCAACAGACCGAGCTCATCGTATCGGGCAGACTCGACATGTCTTCAACTACAAATTGATCACGCGCGGAACTGTAGAAGAGAAAATACTTGCATTGCAGCGTAAGAAAAAGGAGTTGGCTGACCTGATCATAGGCGGCGACGACAGTGTGGCTAAGGAACTGACCCAGGAGGATCTGGAGTTCCTCTTCTCGTTCTAGCAGTTTCTCGATATTTAACGGCGATCAATCGCTGCACCAGGGCGCAAAATTCCTCACTGATTGGCTAACATCGCGCGTGATGCCTACTCAATCAGCAATTCGAGTATCTGAAGATGGTTGCTAATCAAAGTATTCAAGTCTTTAAAACTTAAGTGGAGATGATCGTGCGTTATCGCATCTGGTCAATCTGTGTGGTTATCATTCTGTGTTCGCTGATCTGGTTTTCTCAGCCTGAAGGTAGTAAGCGAATCCAGATCGTGTCAGCTATTGGGATTATTTTTGCAGTAGGTTGGGTTGGAACGTTTGCGGCAGTGCCGATGTTGAACAGCGCCATTGAGAAGATGGAATTGGAAGATAAGCGACGCGATAAAAGTGGTAAGCGTTAGAGACGCTCTACCAGAATTCTTTTCTGTACTGAATCAATTGTCTGTTTGGGCAATCTCTACTTTAGTAAATAGATCGTAGACTCTGGCTCCGCTGGACTTACGTTTGGTTTCGGGAGCGAGAATCTCCAATTTTTCTTTCATGTCGATCTGCTCCATTGCCAGTCCTCGATTGTGCACAGCTTCTTCGCACTGCGGTTGCAATTCCAGCGTTTGATTGTAATCAGCAATTGCCTTCTCATACTGACCCGTTTTGTGATACGCCAGAGCGCGACTGAAAACCACTGTGGCGTCTTGAGGGTTGAGTTTCAGAGCCTGCGAAAAGTCTTCGATTGTTTTATCGTATTGTCCTAGTTCATCGGATGCAACGGCGCGGCAAATATAACTGTTCGGGTCTTTGGGATCGATTTCTATGGCTTTGCTTAAGTCTGTAATCGCTTGTGCAAAATCGCGCAAATCGCATCGCGCCGAAGCCCGCTCTGAATAGGCGATTGCCAACGTCGGGTTTAATGCGATTGCCCTTGTGCAGTCTTCAATAACATTCTCGGGCTGATTTAGTTCGGAGAAAATCAAGGCGCGATGAATGTAGCACCAGGGATCGGAGGCATCAAGCGTGACTGCTTCGTTGCAATCAGCAAGAGCTTCTTTGATGTTTCCGAGCATGTTGTGAGTGAAAGCTCGCTGGTATAAAACCCTGGCAATGTCTGGTGAGAGGCTGAGCGCATAGTTGAAGTGCTTGAGAGCTTCTTCAGGTTGCCGAAGTTTCAGGCATAATAAACCTGTTGAATAGGCGCTTGCTGCTTCAGCTGCTGATTTAGTCATTGCGGGAATCATCCTCTGCCTGCGATCTTAATTTTAGCGTAAATGGTTGCTGTAGACTATTCGTTACCTGGTGATGGTGCGGTACAGGCTTTCGGCAAATTGAGAACGCGTTACAACTGCAGTTTCGTTATCTTCGGACTCCTCAAACATATGTTTTGTTGTTTTGCATAACTGGCGAATGAATGCTTTTGTGGCCTGTTTATTCAGCTCGTATTCTTTCAGTTTCTCGGTGGGGTAAATTTTAGCAATTGCAGCGCACACCTCTTCCTCTGTCACAGGCTCGTCTGGTCGGAAGCTCAGTTCTTCTGTGCTGCCCTGAAAGACTCTGGTTGCGGCTAAATATTGTATGGCGGCGAAGTTCTGATGGTCAGTCGATACATCGTCAAACCAGTAAATGGGAGCGCCGCGTTCGACCAGTTCTTTCTGCAGATTGCGCAGCTTATTGATATCGTTCAGGTAGTCTTTGGCTTCATCACGCTCTTTGCACATGTGCGCCGCCAGTACACCCTGCGCTTCACCGATTGCCCATTCGATCGGATGCAGGCGATAGGCACCATTTGTGATGTGGGTCACCCCGAGATTCTTGCACGCCGGCAACAAATTCACTGCATCGTTTGGAATCAATGCCGATAGCGAAATTTGAAAGGGCGAAGTTTGCTGCGCGGCGCCAGGCACTTCCTGATGCCCGTGAATGTCGACCGGGTAAAGCCCGATGCCAACTGTGTCTTCAAAGGAGGTGGCGCGGGGCAGGTCGTTTGAACTGGCGACGATATCCTTTTCGACGATTTGCTTTATCGGTTTGATGCGGCGTGATTCTCTGATGTAGGGAAATTTCGATAAACCATCTTGAGTAGCCAGAACATCAGTACGTAGCATCAATTCGGGATATCCCTTACCGCCGTCGTCACGATCGACCTCAGTCTGCAGCCAGTAGAGAAATCCGAGACTGAGCAATTTTGCTCGCGCTAAGCGCTCTGCCTGTGTCTGGGCGGATTTGTCTATTATGTTTTCGCCGCGCAGATCGTTGCTGTCCCAATTGATCATGGAAAGATCGACGGGATAGTGAGGATCTTCGAAAAATGTTTTGTCGATCAAACGTCGATATGTCCAGAACGGCAGTAATTCCGTCTCCGAACCGTCTTCGTTTTTACGAAAGGCTGATTCGAACATTTTCCAGCCTTGTAGAGAGAACTTCCCTTTTTCATTGAACTGATCATAGAATTTCGGTTTTTCGATAACATGGTGCTCGCCGGGGCGGTATTCGATTACAAAAGGAAAGACGAAATCCTGTACGTTTTCAGGGTCGCCTTGCGCCGGCGCGTGAGCTTCATTTGTAGCGCCGGCGGAGTCGGAGCCGCTGGCGTAACTCAATCCGCATAAAGGCAGCATGTCACCGAGTTCGGTGGCATCAATAAATACTTTTGCTTCGAACCTCGTGATCTCTCCGCTGATAAGGTCGATCGTCTCGATGGCTTCGACTGTCTTGCGACCATCTTTGTTTATCTTGCATTCGGCAGAGACAGGCTTGTGTCTCAAATACGTGGAAAGTCTGCCTGCTGATTCAGCCGGTTCCAGCCGTTTCTTCAAGAGGTCCAGGCAAACTTCAGGCTCGAAAGCCAACCTGCTTACCCAGCAATTTCCTGGATCCAGATATTTCTTCGATGCACCAGTCGGCGAGAGTTTTCTGCTCGTTTTGTAAAATTCTCGAATATCGCGTCTGAGATCCTGATATCGCTTGCAAGCACCGCTTGTTTCGACCAGATAATTTTCATCCAGCGCAGAAACACCCTGGGCGGTCATTTGCCCGCCCAGCCAGTCTGTTTCCTCAGTCAGGCATATTTTTAAGCCCTTGTACTTTGACTCCAGCGCGGAGATTGCTGCCGCCGCTCCGCCTGTGCCACCACCTATGATGACTATGTCGCATTTGACCGTATAGTCAGGTCTGGATGTTGATACTTTTCGAATCGATTGAGCAGGTTTCTCCGTTGATATGCTCTGCACGTCCACAACTTCTGTGAGACGGGCTCGTGTCTGATCTTGGTGCGCTGCCATGGCGAATTCCCCGGAAAAAATTAAAAATGATACTGTCAAGCCTACCGAAAGTGAACGCCGAATCACTGAACTTCGACCTCCTGACAGCGGCGAAAATTTTATCGACTAGTCTAGCGATAATTCGAGTCAATTGCCCGGTACAATGCACATGTTCACTCTAAGGGTAACAATGTCGATGAATAAACTTACTATTACTGATATCAAGAATCGAGCCGCTAACATCAAATTGCTTTTGATGGATGTTGATGGCGTCTTCACCGACGGCACCCTTTACTATTTCCCCGGCCCTGACGGTAAGGTGGTTGAGTTCAAGGGGTTCAATTCGCATGACGGTCTTGGTTTTCACATGCTCCACGATGCCGGTCTTAAGTCTGGGCTGATCAGCGGCAGAGAGTCTCCTGCGGTTGTGGAAAGGGCAAAAATTCTGAATATCGCCTATGTCTATCAAGGACATTTGGAAAAGGAAGCCTCGTACAACGAAATTCTCAAAGATGCCAAACTGAAAGAAGAACAGGTGGCTTTCATTGGTGATGATTTTACTGATGCACCGCTTATGGTGCGCAGTGGGCTGTCGATTGCAGTCGCTAATGCGCGGCAAGAACTCCGTGCCATGGCGCATTACACGACTGAGGCACCAGGCGGGGATGGCGCTGTGAGAGAGGTGATTGAGTTGCTGCTCAAGTCTCAGAATCTCTGGCAAGGCGTGCTGGAAAAATATAAGCTTAGCGAAACCAAGAAAAAGACCATCGGTTTGTAGAAAACAGCTCTATCGGTTTTTGCTTCTTTATCAGGCAGCACGCTGTGATCGCAAAAAGGCGTACTTATTGACGTCAATACCGGCTGTATTGGCAGACAGATTGGTTTTAATCGTTTTGCTGGACAGGCTTCTGTTGGCGGTTTCAAGAGCTGCATCGAGGCTTGCTCCAGTCTTCATCAGCGATTGGGCGACTTCCAAATTGCCGTTTGCCATGCAGTTTCCGACTAATGACTGTACATCGCAGATGCTGGACTGCAGCAGTGCTATGTCGTCAAAGGTGATGGTGCCACTGGCTGCTTTTCCGGCCACTGCGCTGGCGATGGTCAGGGCGGCAGCGAGCGCGGACGATGCCTGCTGCTCGATTGATTCGTGATTGGTCGCTGAACGCGCTACGGTTCCGTCTGCCAGTGTGACGGTGCCATCATGATTGAATTTGGTTCCGTCTGCGAATTGAATATCATTGTTGGCTGAGACCTTGATGCCGTTGCTGGTGGCAATACTTCCATCTCTGCCGATGAAGTCGTGTGTGACTCTATCAGTGGTGCCTTCTTTGGTTGTGATTACGTCGTCGGTGGTAACTGATTTGTCGTCGATTGTTACGATCGGCTTAGGCTGTTCGCCTGGTTTTGCGTCAGGCTCAGCAAGAGTGCTTTTGTGTGATTGCCATTCGTAAGTTGATTGGTAGCCTCCGAGCAAACGCGATGTCGATGAATCGTTGCCGGTAGTGACCATGGTCACTTCGACTTTTCTTGGTGCGATTTGCAATACTGTGTTGGAGCCGTCTGGCGCAGGAACTGGCTCGTCGACTATTTCGTCGGTTCCGCCTACGACTTTGCCGTTGCGCACGGTTAAAAAGGCGCCGTCTCCAAGGTGCAACTTGTTGTCTTGATCGATGCCGCTCAGCATTGTCACCGCTCGTTTCACTGGAGCAGTCAGTGTTTCGCTGTTGACTTCAATCTCTTGCGAGACTCCATTTTCGATCAGGTAGATCTTGTGGTCTTGCGCTTTGCGCACAACAGTTGTTTGACCGATTTGAACGAACGCATCGCTGGATGCCATCATGCCAACGGTTTCGCCCGATGCCAGTGTTCTGGACACGCCGTCGCTGTAGACGTCCCACTCTTTTCCAGATGGGACTGTTCTGTTTCTGCCGCAGCGGACATGATCCATAATGCGACCCGACAGGTGCCGTCTCATCTGGTCACCATTTGCCAGGGTCTGGTCTTCTTCTTGAACTTCGCTGGCGATGACGGATACTGGTCTTGTGCCTATTAATGTGCCGTCTTTGTTGTAGATTTTGTATTCGCCGTTCTCTTCAACAACTCGCACGCCTTGCTTCGTATTCCATTCCTGGGTCTGGGTGTTGCTGTTCTGTTGATAAGCTATCCGGTCGCCAACTTGCTCTTTGACGGTTCCGGTTTCTGTATCCTTCACTATTTTGCGATCGCCACGCTGAATCTCTGTATGACCGCCTGTTTGCGTGGTTACGGTACCATCCGATTCGGTGTGAGTGGCGGTATCGCCTTCAATCTTTGTTTGACCTGCCTTAACGGGCTCTCTGGTTGTGTCGGCAGAGTTTGCCAGTTTTGTGTCGAATGAGGTGCGCTGAAATTCAACTCCGTTTGCATCAATCTGTGCCGCTGGGATGGTTGCTTCGGCTGGTTTGGATGTGGGCTGATTGTTTTCGGTCTTTGTGGCTCCGCCCTTGAGCAGGATCTCTTTCCATTCGTCTTTTGAAACTACGTTGAAGATTTCGTCTTTTTTGTGTGGTTGAACTGCGCTTTCTACTGCGGTAGCTGCGCCGACAAGTGCGCCCAGCCCGGGAATCATCGAGGCCAGGCTTGTCGTGGTTGCGACTTTGAAAATGTCTCCTGATATGCTGCTTTTGAATACGTTTTCTCCGACTGCAACCAGTGACTTGGCTTCTGCGATGCCTGGCAGAAGCGATGCCACGGGAGTGTGCAGGAAGACTTCGGGAAGGTGGGCAGTCGTGTCGAGTACTTTCTTTCCGGCGCTGGCCAGTGTGCCCAAGCCATTTTCTGCAACTTTTTCGACAGAACTAGCCAGGTTCAAACCCTCGTTGGCGGCAGAGCCAGCCAGGTTTAACCCTTCTGAGGCTACGTTTTTGATGCTGTCGAGGATGCTCATCGGGTCATGAACCTTGGTCGGGCGGCATAATTAGCTGAGTGCCGACCGTATATATGCGAATTGGCGGACATTTGGACAAAAGTTCGCGGCGTTACGGCGAACGTTTCTTTTGCGCCGCACTGTGAGGCTTTGGGCACATTAAATAAATCACGGTTGGATATACTGATTGCAGAACCTTCAGGTATAGGACCGAACTGATGAGCCCTTCCGACAACTCAGAGGCCGAACCGACCGGAGTACCCGGCCGATACTGGCATTACGTAGAAGAGGGCAGCAAAATTTTTTGCGACCTGTGCCCCCGCGCTTGCGTGTTAAAAGCCGGAGATCGCGGCTTTTGCTTCGTGCGCAAGAACGTGGATGGGCAAATGATGCTAACCACTTACGGTCGCAGCACTGGCTTCTGTGTCGATCCCATTGAAAAGAAACCGCTTAATCATTTCTTGCCGGGCTCGAGTGTACTTTCATTTGGAACCGCTGGATGTAATCTGGGCTGCCAGTTTTGCCAGAACTGGTCCATCAGCAAGTCGCGGGAAATCGAACAACTTAGTGAGGTGGCTACACCAGAGGATATCGCTACCGCCGCTCAGAGACTGGGTTGCAATAGCGTCGCATTCACTTACAACGATCCCGTTATCTGGGCTGAATACGCCATTGATACAGCTA is a genomic window of Candidatus Melainabacteria bacterium containing:
- a CDS encoding DEAD/DEAH box helicase, which produces MKPATGKRKMLSLQAVQEASSEPVYRRGVQYYRRKKVLKYEELEGGTKIEALVIGSEPQPYKVVATIDDSGTFKAECSCPYFEEVCKHSVAVLLTSIAKANPGIRFDLNDDRPAREPGERGPKAKELLDDPRVPGVVREVDDFTLGLLVLEKPLALIVGTLPEEVQGKVNILKVPPEVLNILEPESRMHKLAKYLTSLPQSTKGTAGGHRIPRGEEGVVIGHLSLCANLVNAADGKPITFSPTPLKPRIVLSETESGELLLRIEALDDSGEPVTHPVFFFGTSCWVLSQNVLYNIDVSALHKLFPFFDAHGQMTVKLEVVPKFLAVDLPIFLKRLNVRLDEASAPFPISVVEPPRVVIKVSERKAPSTQPGGTHTTTLEVCLGFGYGNLVMPSRDETSAVEAEQYTRTISDTGQSVWVKRLWEQESQVRRFLSNLQPQRTIADRFFFVEEPALDVLYHLQSEQYADWDITGLDTLKHYLVNKDPLRLEAKLSLKKDSFKFDFDLQTFAGAEPVPFGLVIESLFRNRNFLKVENKNVKLPTTTLLSLMKSIGQSKDASRPLYQALPIAHALETHDITIDADKGFQEFIHRIHNFKELEPMKLDPNFKGELRDYQKEGTNWLSFLREYGLAGILADDMGLGKTIQTLALLLTHHKKGKRPPSLVVAPTSVVYNWLSEAEKFAPTLNTALFLGRDRGELLKTLSKENAKKPDVIFTTYGIIRRDYETLKNIQFEFLILDEAQNIKNPESVGAIAAKALKSFHRLALSGTPVENRLKELWSLFDFLMPEFLSTYKDFNEVYERPIEAGVEGAGQKLRKIVHPFILRRLKSQVETELPERTDIINLCELEDDQRSLYLDVLDECRQKVFSEIASRGIKRSSISVLAALLRLRQVCCDPRLLKDHEGAVPGSAKLNSLVHMISEVVDEGHKILIFSQFVGMLTLIRAELEKVGYDYEYLDGQTPAQERLERVNRFNADAKIPIFLISLKAGGTGLNLTGADYVIHYDPWWNPAVENQATDRAHRIGQTRHVFNYKLITRGTVEEKILALQRKKKELADLIIGGDDSVAKELTQEDLEFLFSF
- a CDS encoding tetratricopeptide repeat protein, with product MIPAMTKSAAEAASAYSTGLLCLKLRQPEEALKHFNYALSLSPDIARVLYQRAFTHNMLGNIKEALADCNEAVTLDASDPWCYIHRALIFSELNQPENVIEDCTRAIALNPTLAIAYSERASARCDLRDFAQAITDLSKAIEIDPKDPNSYICRAVASDELGQYDKTIEDFSQALKLNPQDATVVFSRALAYHKTGQYEKAIADYNQTLELQPQCEEAVHNRGLAMEQIDMKEKLEILAPETKRKSSGARVYDLFTKVEIAQTDN
- a CDS encoding FAD-dependent oxidoreductase, producing the protein MAAHQDQTRARLTEVVDVQSISTEKPAQSIRKVSTSRPDYTVKCDIVIIGGGTGGAAAAISALESKYKGLKICLTEETDWLGGQMTAQGVSALDENYLVETSGACKRYQDLRRDIREFYKTSRKLSPTGASKKYLDPGNCWVSRLAFEPEVCLDLLKKRLEPAESAGRLSTYLRHKPVSAECKINKDGRKTVEAIETIDLISGEITRFEAKVFIDATELGDMLPLCGLSYASGSDSAGATNEAHAPAQGDPENVQDFVFPFVIEYRPGEHHVIEKPKFYDQFNEKGKFSLQGWKMFESAFRKNEDGSETELLPFWTYRRLIDKTFFEDPHYPVDLSMINWDSNDLRGENIIDKSAQTQAERLARAKLLSLGFLYWLQTEVDRDDGGKGYPELMLRTDVLATQDGLSKFPYIRESRRIKPIKQIVEKDIVASSNDLPRATSFEDTVGIGLYPVDIHGHQEVPGAAQQTSPFQISLSALIPNDAVNLLPACKNLGVTHITNGAYRLHPIEWAIGEAQGVLAAHMCKERDEAKDYLNDINKLRNLQKELVERGAPIYWFDDVSTDHQNFAAIQYLAATRVFQGSTEELSFRPDEPVTEEEVCAAIAKIYPTEKLKEYELNKQATKAFIRQLCKTTKHMFEESEDNETAVVTRSQFAESLYRTITR
- a CDS encoding 3-deoxy-D-manno-octulosonate 8-phosphate phosphatase produces the protein MNKLTITDIKNRAANIKLLLMDVDGVFTDGTLYYFPGPDGKVVEFKGFNSHDGLGFHMLHDAGLKSGLISGRESPAVVERAKILNIAYVYQGHLEKEASYNEILKDAKLKEEQVAFIGDDFTDAPLMVRSGLSIAVANARQELRAMAHYTTEAPGGDGAVREVIELLLKSQNLWQGVLEKYKLSETKKKTIGL